Genomic segment of Pseudothermotoga hypogea DSM 11164 = NBRC 106472:
CTGGATTTTGGCTCGGGTGTTGCGGTAAATGCGCTCGGTCATTGTCATCCAGAGTTGGTCAAGACGATCAAGAAACAGGCCGAGAAACTGATGCACTGTTCAAACCTTTACTGGACAGAACCTCAAATTGAACTTGCCGAGATGCTGTCGAAGAACTCCTTGAACGGTAGAGTTTTCTTCGTGAACAGTGGTGCGGAAGCGATCGAGACGGCGATAAAGATCGCGAGGAAGTATGGAAAAACCAAGCATGAAAACAAGTACAGGATCCTTTCAGCGATGAACTCCTTCCACGGCAGAACCATGGGTGCACTTTCGGCAACTTGGCAGACGAAGTATCAAGAAAAGTTCAAACCACTCGTGGAGGGCTTCGAAAAATTCGAATTGAACGATGTGAAATCTCTCAAGGCTAAGTTTTCCAACGACGTGTGCGGAGTCATTCTGGAACCCGTACAGGGTGAGAGTGGAATCTTCTTAGCGAACAAAGAATTCGTCAAAGCGCTGAGAAAACTGTGCGATGAGTACGATGCTTTGCTCATCTTCGACGAGGTCCAATGTGGCATGGGTAGAACGGGAAAACTCTTCGCTTACCAACACTTCGACGTTGAACCGGATGTGCTCGCCGTCGCGAAAGGTTTGGGCGGTGGATTTCCCATAGGTGCGGTGATCGCCAACGAAAAGGCCGACGTTTTCGAACCGGGTGATCATGGATCCACCTTCGGTGGAAATCCTCTCGCGTGTAGTGCTGGCCTGGTGGTGATGAAGCAGTTGCTGAAGGATGGGTTCTTACAGAGGGTGACTCGCATGGGAGAACAGCTTGGAAAACTGCTCTCTGAACTGTGGAAAGAGTTTCCAGACAAGATCGAACGGGTGAGGGGTATCGGCCTGATGTGGGGTGTTCAGTTGGTCAAAGAGATCTCTGCGAACGAATTCGCGAAGGAATGTTTGAATCAAGGTCTCTTGGTCGTACCGGCAGGCAACAACACCGTTAGGCTTTTACCACCGTTGATCGTTCAGAAGAAGCACATAACGCAGGCTATCGAGATCTTGAGAAATGTCTTGATGAAGGTTGGGAAGAAGATATGAAAAAGGCGCTGTTGGTTTTGGAAGACGGTACGTTCTGTTTCGGTGAAAGTCTTGCGGCGGAAGGCGAAGTCTACGGTGAGCTGGTCTTCAACACGGCCATGATGGGTTATCAAGAAGTGCTCAGTGATCCTTCCTATACCAATCAAATAGTCGTGATGACCTACCCTGAAGTGGGTATATATGGTGTCAACGAGGAAGATATCGAATCGGATCGTGTGAGAGTCAAGGGTTTCGTCGTATTCAGGATGGTGGAGAAAGCTTACAATCACAGGGCAACAAAGACCTTGATCGAGTACTTGAGAGAAAACGGTACGATGGCCATTCAAGGCGTGGACACAAGGTCTCTAACGAGGAAGATCAGGTCCCAAGGCACGATGAAGGGTGCCATATCGACGATCGATCTGGATCCAACCTCTTTGCTCGAGAAGGTCAGACAGAGCGAGCCAGTGCTCGGTGTCGATCTGGTGAAAGAAGTTTGCTGCAAAGAGAACTTCCTCGACGATTCTTCAGGTCCCCGCGTGGCTGTGATCGACTGTGGAGTGAAATTCAACATCTTGAGGGAGTTGAGAAAGCGTGGTCTTTCCATCTTGAGGGTCCCTTACACGATCGAGTTTGAAGAACTGAAGAGATTCGACGTTCAAGGCGTGCTGATTTCCAACGGACCAGGAGATCCATCCATCTTGATCAAAACCATCGATTTGGTGAGACAAATCTTGTTGCACCGTTTGCCCGTGGCCGGCATATGCTTGGGACATCAACTGCTCGCACTCGCCATCGGTGGAAAGACTTACAAGATGAAGTTCGGTCACAGGGGTGTGAACCATCCTGTGAAAGATCTTGAGAGGAACAAAGTCTTGATCACGACTCACAACCACGGCTTTGCAGTCGAGCCATCGAGCTTGAGAATAAATGGCATAGAGGACGACATCTTTCACTACGAGAAGCTCTCGAACGCCGATGAACTGCTGGGTGAAAGCCCTGCAGGATTTGGAAAGGTGAAGGTCACACACGTTTCGTTGAACGACGGCACGATCGAGGGAATGAAGCTGTTGGACTATCCCGCATTCTCGGTTCAGTTCCATCCGGAAGCTTGCCCCGGTCCGCACGATGCGAACTTCTTCTTCGACGATTTCGCAAAGTTGATCAAAGGAAGGTGAGAACATGCCAAAACGGCAAGACATCAAGAAGATCCTGGTCATAGGTTCTGGTCCCATAACGATCGGGCAAGCGGCGGAGTTCGATTATTCAGGCACACAGGCGCTCAAGGCGTTGAAATCGCTCGGTTATCATGTGATCGTTGTGAACTCCAATTCCGCGACGATAATGACAGATCCACAGTTCTCCGACGCCGTCTACATAGAGCCTCTCGAAGCAACGTACTTAGAAAGAATTATTGCACGTGAAAGACCAGACGCGATACTGTGTACAATGGGTGGTCAGACTGCTCTGAACTTGGCTGTGGAACTTTACAAGAAAGGTATTCTTGAAAAATACAACGTTCAACTCATAGGAGCGAACGTGGAGACTATAGAGAAGGCCGAAGACCGTGAGCTCTTCAAGAAAGCCATGCAAGAAGCTGGTTTACAAGTTCTCAGCAGCCAAACTGTTT
This window contains:
- the carA gene encoding glutamine-hydrolyzing carbamoyl-phosphate synthase small subunit, yielding MKKALLVLEDGTFCFGESLAAEGEVYGELVFNTAMMGYQEVLSDPSYTNQIVVMTYPEVGIYGVNEEDIESDRVRVKGFVVFRMVEKAYNHRATKTLIEYLRENGTMAIQGVDTRSLTRKIRSQGTMKGAISTIDLDPTSLLEKVRQSEPVLGVDLVKEVCCKENFLDDSSGPRVAVIDCGVKFNILRELRKRGLSILRVPYTIEFEELKRFDVQGVLISNGPGDPSILIKTIDLVRQILLHRLPVAGICLGHQLLALAIGGKTYKMKFGHRGVNHPVKDLERNKVLITTHNHGFAVEPSSLRINGIEDDIFHYEKLSNADELLGESPAGFGKVKVTHVSLNDGTIEGMKLLDYPAFSVQFHPEACPGPHDANFFFDDFAKLIKGR
- a CDS encoding aspartate aminotransferase family protein, whose protein sequence is MNTYHRFDVVFDRGKGAFIWDKDGRMYLDFGSGVAVNALGHCHPELVKTIKKQAEKLMHCSNLYWTEPQIELAEMLSKNSLNGRVFFVNSGAEAIETAIKIARKYGKTKHENKYRILSAMNSFHGRTMGALSATWQTKYQEKFKPLVEGFEKFELNDVKSLKAKFSNDVCGVILEPVQGESGIFLANKEFVKALRKLCDEYDALLIFDEVQCGMGRTGKLFAYQHFDVEPDVLAVAKGLGGGFPIGAVIANEKADVFEPGDHGSTFGGNPLACSAGLVVMKQLLKDGFLQRVTRMGEQLGKLLSELWKEFPDKIERVRGIGLMWGVQLVKEISANEFAKECLNQGLLVVPAGNNTVRLLPPLIVQKKHITQAIEILRNVLMKVGKKI